One genomic window of Devosia salina includes the following:
- the mmsA gene encoding multiple monosaccharide ABC transporter ATP-binding protein, translating to MTKTILEMRGITKTFPGVKALSDVNLDVREGEIHAICGENGAGKSTLMKVLSGVYPSGSYEGQIIYKGEEQHFKSIRDSEHKGIVIIHQELALVPLLSIAENIFLGNEQARNGVIDWDETRDGARKLLKMVGLNEDPDTLITNIGVGKQQLVEIAKALSKQVQLLILDEPTASLSEKDSQALLDLLLEFKKQGITSIIISHKLNEISRIADRVTVIRDGKAIETMNTEDITEDRIITSMVGRSLNDRYPARTPKIGEVVFEVRNWNVYHPQHRERQIIRDVNLTLRKGEVVGIAGLMGSGRTEFAMSVFGKAYGQKITGEVLVNGQKVDTSTVDKAIRNGIAYATEDRKTYGLNLIDHIKHNTTIANLMGVSRWGVIDDLSELDAANDYRRKTNIRSSSVYQVVGNLSGGNQQKVVLSKWLYANPDVLILDEPTRGIDVGAKYEIYTIINQLAAQGKAILVISSEMPELLGVTDRLYVMNEGRIVGEMPTSEASQEKIMRSIVRAEGKAS from the coding sequence ATGACCAAGACCATTCTGGAGATGCGCGGCATCACCAAGACCTTCCCGGGCGTGAAAGCCCTGTCCGACGTCAATCTGGACGTACGGGAAGGCGAAATCCATGCCATTTGCGGCGAGAACGGCGCTGGCAAATCCACCCTGATGAAGGTGCTGAGCGGGGTTTATCCCTCGGGCTCCTATGAGGGGCAGATTATCTACAAGGGTGAGGAACAGCACTTCAAGTCGATCCGCGACAGCGAACACAAGGGCATCGTGATCATCCATCAGGAGCTGGCGCTGGTGCCGCTGCTCTCGATTGCCGAGAATATCTTCCTGGGCAATGAGCAGGCCAGGAACGGCGTGATCGACTGGGACGAGACCCGCGATGGGGCGCGCAAGCTGCTCAAGATGGTGGGGCTCAACGAGGATCCGGATACGCTGATCACCAATATCGGCGTCGGCAAGCAGCAACTGGTGGAAATCGCCAAGGCGCTCTCCAAGCAGGTGCAGTTGCTGATCCTGGACGAGCCCACGGCGTCCCTGTCCGAGAAGGATAGTCAGGCGCTGCTCGACCTGCTGCTCGAGTTCAAGAAGCAGGGCATTACCTCGATCATCATCAGCCACAAGCTGAACGAAATCTCGCGCATTGCCGACCGGGTGACCGTCATTCGCGATGGCAAGGCCATCGAAACGATGAACACCGAGGACATCACCGAAGACCGCATCATCACCTCGATGGTCGGGCGCTCGCTCAATGACCGCTATCCGGCACGCACGCCCAAGATCGGCGAAGTGGTGTTCGAGGTCCGCAACTGGAATGTCTATCACCCGCAGCATCGGGAGCGGCAGATTATCCGGGACGTCAATCTCACCCTGCGCAAGGGTGAAGTTGTGGGCATTGCCGGGCTCATGGGGTCTGGCCGGACGGAATTCGCCATGAGCGTCTTCGGCAAGGCCTATGGCCAGAAGATCACCGGCGAGGTTCTGGTCAACGGCCAGAAGGTCGATACGTCCACTGTCGACAAGGCGATCCGCAACGGCATCGCCTACGCGACCGAGGACCGCAAGACCTATGGCCTCAACCTGATCGACCACATCAAGCACAACACCACCATCGCCAACCTCATGGGGGTGTCCCGGTGGGGGGTGATCGATGATCTCAGCGAGCTGGACGCGGCCAATGATTATCGGCGCAAGACCAATATTCGCTCGTCCAGCGTCTATCAGGTGGTTGGCAACCTGTCGGGCGGCAACCAGCAGAAGGTGGTGCTCTCCAAATGGCTCTATGCCAATCCGGACGTGCTCATCCTGGATGAGCCAACGCGCGGCATCGATGTGGGCGCCAAATACGAAATCTACACGATCATCAACCAGCTCGCCGCCCAGGGGAAGGCAATCCTGGTGATCTCCTCGGAAATGCCCGAACTGCTGGGCGTCACCGATCGACTCTACGTAATGAACGAAGGCCGCATCGTGGGCGAGATGCCCACCAGCGAGGCGAGCCAGGAAAAGATCATGCGCTCCATCGTGCGCGCTGAAGGAAAGGCATCATGA
- a CDS encoding carbohydrate ABC transporter permease, whose product MATRQTRTLARTMMAPAVLVLFIWMIVPLVMTIWFSFQNYSLINPMMTGFAGWANYAYVIGDPSFTQALFNTLFLVGGVLLITVVGGTFLALLLDQPIWGQGILRILVISPFFVMPPVAALIWKNGFMHPGYGMLGHLWKAFGLQPVDWFAQYPLFSVIVIVAWQWLPFATLILLTALQSLSEEQREAAEMDGANAVNRFRYIILPHMARAITIVILIQTIFLLGIFAEIRVTTGGGPGYASTNIAFLVFRTGILSNDIGAGSAGGVVAVIIANIVAIFLMRAVGKNLDA is encoded by the coding sequence ATGGCAACCCGGCAGACCCGCACCCTGGCGCGCACCATGATGGCACCGGCCGTGCTGGTGCTGTTCATCTGGATGATCGTGCCGCTGGTCATGACCATCTGGTTCTCATTCCAGAACTATAGCCTCATTAACCCGATGATGACCGGCTTTGCCGGCTGGGCCAACTACGCCTATGTCATCGGCGACCCCAGCTTCACCCAGGCGCTGTTCAATACGCTGTTCCTGGTGGGCGGCGTGCTGCTGATCACCGTTGTCGGCGGCACCTTCCTGGCGCTGTTGCTCGACCAGCCCATCTGGGGCCAGGGCATATTGCGCATCCTCGTCATCTCGCCCTTCTTCGTCATGCCGCCGGTGGCCGCGCTGATCTGGAAGAACGGCTTCATGCATCCCGGCTATGGCATGCTGGGCCACCTCTGGAAGGCCTTCGGCCTGCAGCCGGTCGACTGGTTCGCGCAATATCCGCTGTTTTCGGTGATCGTCATCGTCGCCTGGCAATGGCTGCCCTTCGCGACGCTCATTCTGCTCACGGCGCTGCAATCGCTCTCCGAGGAGCAGCGCGAGGCGGCCGAAATGGACGGCGCCAATGCAGTCAACCGCTTCCGCTACATCATCCTGCCGCACATGGCCCGGGCCATCACCATCGTGATCCTGATCCAGACCATATTCCTGCTCGGCATCTTCGCGGAAATCCGCGTCACCACCGGCGGCGGCCCGGGCTATGCCTCGACCAACATCGCCTTCCTCGTGTTCCGCACCGGCATCCTCAGCAACGATATCGGCGCCGGTTCGGCCGGTGGCGTGGTCGCCGTCATCATCGCCAATATCGTCGCGATCTTCCTGATGCGGGCAGTGGGGAAAAACCTCGATGCTTAG
- a CDS encoding IS110 family transposase yields MISEAIVAGIDVSKDRLDVHVLPGAQVLSVDHAPKGLARLVGLLRRLGVQRIGLEASGGYERAALDVLAQAGFAVCLVPPARVRALAHALGRHAKTDPIDARMIACYVQLAPGQHDYQRDPARQRLDELAGLRRQLIAERNKLVSRLDIATDTMVRRMLARMHTMVGGHIARLDAEIASHIRATHLKARYEILLAVAGVGPVLAATLLCDLPELGHATPKQLASLVGVAPHARQSGRTARPGRCSGGRASVRNVLYMATLSALKARSPALRTFYDRLRANGKPFKVAINAAMRKFITILSAIVKQSTVA; encoded by the coding sequence ATGATATCAGAAGCCATCGTCGCGGGCATCGACGTTTCCAAGGATCGGCTGGACGTGCATGTCCTGCCCGGCGCCCAGGTGCTGAGTGTGGACCATGCCCCCAAAGGGCTGGCACGGCTGGTCGGGCTGCTGCGCCGTCTGGGCGTGCAGCGGATCGGGTTGGAAGCCTCGGGCGGTTATGAGCGCGCGGCACTGGACGTGCTCGCACAAGCCGGGTTTGCGGTCTGTCTGGTTCCACCCGCCCGCGTGCGGGCTCTGGCCCACGCCCTGGGTCGCCATGCCAAGACCGATCCAATCGATGCCAGGATGATCGCCTGTTATGTGCAACTGGCGCCCGGCCAGCACGACTATCAACGCGACCCGGCGCGCCAGCGGCTGGACGAGCTGGCCGGCCTGCGCCGGCAATTGATTGCCGAACGCAACAAGCTCGTTTCCCGGCTCGATATCGCTACCGACACGATGGTGCGACGCATGCTGGCCCGCATGCACACCATGGTCGGGGGCCACATTGCCCGGCTCGATGCCGAGATCGCCAGCCATATCCGCGCAACCCACCTCAAGGCGCGCTATGAGATCCTGCTCGCTGTGGCGGGTGTCGGCCCGGTTCTGGCCGCTACCTTGCTCTGCGATCTGCCCGAGCTGGGCCATGCCACGCCCAAACAGCTCGCCAGCCTGGTCGGGGTGGCCCCGCATGCAAGGCAATCGGGGCGAACGGCACGTCCCGGCCGATGCAGCGGCGGACGCGCCAGTGTCAGAAACGTCCTCTATATGGCAACCCTGAGCGCCCTGAAGGCCCGCAGTCCTGCACTCCGAACCTTCTATGACCGCCTCAGGGCCAACGGCAAACCCTTCAAGGTCGCCATCAACGCCGCAATGAGAAAGTTCATCACAATCCTCAGTGCCATCGTCAAACAATCGACAGTTGCTTGA
- a CDS encoding ABC transporter substrate-binding protein, which produces MKLTPLFAGAFMLALAGTASAQTLTIATVNNGDMIRMQGLSSAFTEETGIELNWVVLEENTLRQNVTTDIATNGGQYDIMTIGTYEAPIWAKQGWLKPLDGLSADAEYDVDDLLPPIRDGLSVDGKLYAAPFYGESSFIMYRTDLMEKAGLTMPEAPTWEFIGEAARAMTDRANDINGICLRGKAGWGENMAFLTAMSNSFGARWFDENWTPQFDQPEWKATLDTYLSLMADAGPTGASSNGFNENLTLFQQGKCGMWIDATVAASFVTNPNDSTVADKVGFALAPDTGLGKRGNWLWAWSLAIPASSQNADAAEQFIGWATSKAYLEMVADKEGWANVPPGTRVSLYENPDYKAAAPFADMTLGSIYAADPTHPTVKPVPYVGVQFVAIPEFAGIATNVGQLFSAALAGQMSADDALAQAQDATTRDMTRAGYIK; this is translated from the coding sequence ATGAAACTGACACCCCTTTTCGCGGGCGCCTTCATGCTCGCCCTTGCCGGCACCGCTTCTGCGCAGACGCTCACCATTGCCACCGTGAACAATGGCGACATGATCCGCATGCAGGGCCTGTCGAGCGCCTTCACCGAAGAAACCGGGATCGAGCTCAACTGGGTGGTGCTGGAAGAAAACACGCTGCGCCAGAACGTGACGACCGACATCGCCACCAATGGCGGCCAGTATGACATCATGACCATCGGCACCTATGAAGCGCCGATCTGGGCCAAGCAGGGCTGGCTGAAGCCGCTCGATGGCCTGAGCGCCGATGCCGAATATGACGTGGACGACCTGCTGCCCCCGATCCGCGATGGCCTTTCGGTCGATGGCAAGCTCTATGCCGCGCCCTTCTATGGCGAGAGCTCGTTCATCATGTATCGCACCGACCTGATGGAAAAGGCCGGGCTGACCATGCCGGAAGCCCCGACCTGGGAATTCATCGGCGAAGCCGCCCGCGCCATGACCGACCGTGCCAATGACATCAACGGCATTTGCCTGCGCGGCAAGGCCGGCTGGGGCGAGAACATGGCGTTCCTGACGGCCATGTCCAACTCCTTTGGCGCCCGCTGGTTCGACGAAAACTGGACGCCCCAGTTCGACCAGCCAGAATGGAAGGCTACGCTCGACACCTATCTCTCGCTGATGGCAGATGCCGGCCCGACCGGCGCCTCCTCGAACGGCTTCAACGAGAACCTGACGCTGTTCCAGCAGGGCAAATGCGGCATGTGGATCGACGCCACCGTCGCCGCCTCCTTCGTGACCAATCCCAATGACTCCACCGTCGCCGACAAGGTCGGCTTCGCCCTGGCGCCCGACACCGGCCTGGGCAAGCGCGGCAACTGGCTCTGGGCCTGGTCGCTGGCCATCCCGGCCTCCTCGCAGAATGCCGATGCCGCCGAGCAGTTCATCGGCTGGGCCACGTCCAAGGCCTATCTCGAAATGGTGGCGGACAAGGAAGGCTGGGCCAATGTGCCCCCGGGCACCCGCGTCTCGCTCTATGAAAACCCGGACTACAAGGCTGCGGCACCCTTTGCCGACATGACCCTCGGTTCGATCTACGCGGCCGATCCGACGCACCCGACCGTCAAGCCGGTGCCCTATGTCGGCGTGCAGTTCGTGGCCATTCCCGAATTCGCGGGCATTGCCACCAATGTCGGCCAGCTGTTCTCGGCAGCGCTTGCCGGGCAGATGTCGGCCGATGACGCCCTGGCCCAGGCCCAGGACGCCACCACCCGCGACATGACCCGCGCCGGCTATATCAAGTAG
- the chvE gene encoding multiple monosaccharide ABC transporter substrate-binding protein codes for MKVLKTIATLFATGALLASAATGAFAQDKGQVGIAMPTQSSLRWISDGNELKTALEGMGYTVDLQYAEDDIPNQLAQIENMVTKGVKALVIASIDGTTLSAVLQQAADQGVKVIAYDRLIRESANVDYYTTFDNFQVGVLQANSLVKGLEERFGDQKPWNVELFGGSPDDNNAFFFYDGAMAVLQPMIDAGDIVIKSGQMGMEQVGTLRWDGAVAQARMDNILSANYSDGSRVHGVLAPYDGLSRGIISSLRGVGYGSGDLAWPIITGQDAEVPSVKAIIAGEQYSTVFKDTRELAQYTAQLIDTVLSGQEPGGLDTKTYDNGVKVVPSILLTPYEVDATNYKERVIDSGYIKEEELQ; via the coding sequence GTGAAGGTTCTCAAAACAATCGCGACGCTGTTCGCCACGGGTGCGCTGCTCGCATCCGCTGCCACCGGCGCTTTCGCCCAGGACAAGGGCCAGGTTGGCATTGCCATGCCGACCCAGTCGTCGCTGCGCTGGATTTCGGACGGCAACGAGCTCAAGACCGCGCTGGAAGGCATGGGCTACACCGTCGATCTGCAGTATGCGGAAGACGATATTCCGAACCAGCTGGCCCAGATCGAGAACATGGTGACCAAGGGCGTCAAGGCCCTGGTGATCGCCTCGATCGACGGCACCACGCTCTCGGCCGTGCTGCAGCAGGCCGCCGATCAGGGCGTCAAGGTCATTGCCTATGACCGCCTGATCCGCGAAAGCGCCAATGTCGACTACTACACCACCTTCGACAACTTCCAGGTCGGTGTCCTGCAGGCCAATAGCCTCGTGAAGGGTCTCGAAGAGCGCTTCGGCGACCAGAAGCCCTGGAACGTGGAACTGTTCGGCGGTTCGCCGGACGACAACAACGCCTTCTTCTTCTATGACGGCGCCATGGCCGTTCTGCAGCCCATGATCGACGCTGGCGACATCGTCATCAAGTCGGGCCAGATGGGCATGGAACAGGTCGGTACCCTGCGTTGGGACGGTGCTGTCGCCCAGGCACGCATGGACAACATCCTCTCGGCCAACTACTCGGATGGCAGCCGCGTTCACGGCGTGCTGGCCCCCTATGACGGCCTCAGCCGCGGCATCATCTCGTCGCTGCGCGGCGTCGGTTACGGCTCGGGCGACCTGGCCTGGCCGATCATCACCGGCCAGGACGCTGAAGTCCCGTCCGTGAAGGCGATCATCGCCGGCGAGCAGTACTCGACCGTGTTCAAGGACACCCGCGAACTGGCCCAGTACACTGCCCAGCTGATCGACACCGTGCTGTCCGGTCAGGAACCCGGTGGCCTGGACACCAAGACCTATGACAATGGCGTCAAGGTTGTCCCTTCGATCCTGCTGACCCCGTATGAGGTGGATGCCACCAACTACAAGGAACGCGTGATCGACTCGGGCTACATCAAGGAAGAAGAACTGCAGTAA
- a CDS encoding carbohydrate ABC transporter permease, which produces MARTASVQTKIGFTILAWAVALLLFSPILWTIVTAFKSEAEAIAAPPTFLPETFTLDNFAAVQDRSDYLKHAWNSIVVSVGSTLLGLVIAIPAAWSMAFAPTKRTKDILMWMLSTKMMPAVGVLIPIYLIFRDLRLLDTVHGLTIIMTLINLPIIIWMLYTYFKEIPVDILEAARMDGAELWNEIVHVLVPMAVPGIASTLLLNVILAWNEAFWTITLTSGRAGTLTAFISSFSSPQGLFLAKLSAASLLAIAPILLLGWFSQKQLVRGLTFGAVK; this is translated from the coding sequence ATGGCCCGCACCGCATCCGTTCAGACCAAGATCGGCTTCACCATCCTCGCCTGGGCCGTGGCCCTCTTGCTGTTCTCGCCGATCCTGTGGACGATCGTCACTGCCTTCAAGTCCGAGGCCGAGGCCATCGCCGCCCCGCCCACCTTCCTGCCAGAAACCTTCACGCTCGACAATTTCGCCGCCGTCCAGGACCGCTCCGACTATCTCAAGCATGCCTGGAACTCGATCGTGGTGTCGGTCGGCTCGACGCTGCTGGGCCTCGTCATCGCCATCCCGGCGGCCTGGTCCATGGCCTTTGCGCCCACCAAGCGCACCAAGGACATCCTGATGTGGATGCTCTCCACCAAGATGATGCCGGCGGTCGGCGTGCTGATCCCGATCTACCTGATCTTCCGGGATCTGCGGCTGCTCGACACGGTGCATGGCCTGACCATCATCATGACGCTGATCAACCTGCCGATCATCATCTGGATGCTCTACACCTATTTCAAGGAAATCCCGGTCGATATCCTGGAAGCCGCCCGCATGGATGGCGCGGAGCTCTGGAACGAGATCGTCCATGTGCTGGTGCCCATGGCCGTGCCCGGCATTGCCTCGACCCTGCTGCTCAACGTCATCCTCGCCTGGAACGAAGCCTTCTGGACCATTACCCTCACCTCGGGGCGCGCCGGAACGCTCACCGCCTTCATCTCATCCTTCTCATCGCCGCAGGGCCTGTTCCTGGCCAAGCTTTCGGCCGCCTCGCTGCTCGCTATCGCACCAATCCTGCTGCTCGGCTGGTTCAGCCAGAAGCAGCTTGTCCGTGGCCTCACTTTTGGAGCGGTGAAGTGA
- a CDS encoding ABC transporter ATP-binding protein, translating into MGSITLEHVNKSFGEVEIIPDISLEIKDGEFVVFVGPSGCGKSTLLRLIAGLEDTTGGHIKLDGEDVTDAPPARRGLAMVFQSYALYPHMSVRDNIAFPLKMAKTPQAIIDQKVEYAARTLNLGSYLDRRPRALSGGQRQRVAIGRAIVREPKAFLFDEPLSNLDAALRVNMRLEITELHQQLKTTMIYVTHDQVEAMTMADRIVVLNAGNVEQFGSPLELYKRPANRFVAGFIGSPKMNFVDGPEAEKHKATSIGVRPEHFTLSTTAGAGQWAGTVSVAEQLGSDTFLHVEVDGLGLMTVRTNGEQTFSHGDKVWLTPDPNRIYRFDAAGKALQG; encoded by the coding sequence ATGGGTTCCATCACGCTCGAACACGTCAACAAGTCCTTCGGTGAAGTCGAGATCATCCCGGACATTTCGCTTGAGATCAAAGACGGCGAATTCGTCGTCTTTGTCGGCCCATCGGGCTGCGGCAAGTCCACCCTCTTGCGTCTGATCGCCGGGCTCGAGGACACCACCGGCGGCCATATCAAGCTCGACGGCGAGGACGTGACCGACGCGCCACCCGCGCGCCGCGGCCTGGCCATGGTGTTCCAGTCCTACGCGCTCTATCCGCATATGAGCGTGCGCGACAACATCGCCTTCCCGCTCAAAATGGCCAAGACGCCGCAGGCCATCATCGACCAGAAGGTGGAGTATGCGGCACGCACGCTGAACTTGGGCTCCTATCTCGACCGCCGGCCGCGGGCGCTCTCGGGCGGCCAGCGGCAGCGTGTCGCCATCGGCCGCGCCATCGTGCGCGAGCCCAAGGCGTTCCTGTTCGACGAACCCTTGTCGAACCTGGATGCGGCGCTGCGCGTCAACATGCGGCTCGAGATCACCGAACTGCACCAGCAATTGAAGACCACCATGATCTACGTAACCCACGACCAGGTCGAAGCCATGACCATGGCCGACCGTATCGTGGTGCTCAATGCCGGCAATGTGGAGCAGTTCGGCTCCCCGCTCGAACTCTACAAGCGCCCGGCCAACCGCTTCGTCGCCGGCTTCATCGGCTCGCCTAAGATGAACTTCGTCGATGGCCCGGAAGCCGAAAAGCACAAGGCGACCTCCATTGGCGTGCGGCCCGAGCATTTCACCCTCTCGACCACGGCGGGCGCCGGCCAATGGGCCGGCACCGTCAGCGTCGCCGAACAATTGGGCTCGGACACCTTCCTGCATGTCGAGGTCGATGGGCTGGGGTTGATGACCGTGCGCACCAATGGCGAACAGACCTTCAGCCATGGCGACAAGGTCTGGCTCACCCCCGACCCGAACCGCATCTACCGTTTCGATGCGGCCGGAAAGGCGCTTCAGGGCTGA
- a CDS encoding sugar-binding transcriptional regulator, with protein sequence MAARNDNSVTRLDDAARAGWLYYVAGNTQEEIATKMGISRQSAQRLVSLSVSEGLIKVRLDHPIGHCLDLAERLRTRYGLDQCEVVPSDPGSTSTTIGIAEAGAAEIERCLRASEPIIMAIGTGRTLKAAIEQLQPMDCPHHKVVSLTGNIAPDGSAAFYNVIFNVADTVKARSFPMPLPVIASSARERELLHAQPMIAATLSLAAQADTTFVGIGHLGPDAPLLLDGFISEADHKALQKAGAMGEICGWAFDAEGRLIDGLTNDRVASAPIPSREKGQVIAIAMGEKKAAAIRAALTRRLVSGLITDERTAELLLG encoded by the coding sequence ATGGCTGCGCGAAACGACAATTCTGTGACCCGGCTGGACGACGCCGCGCGCGCCGGCTGGCTCTATTATGTGGCCGGCAACACGCAGGAGGAAATCGCCACCAAGATGGGGATCTCCCGCCAGTCGGCGCAGCGGCTGGTGTCGCTTTCGGTGAGCGAGGGACTGATCAAGGTCCGCCTCGACCACCCCATCGGCCATTGCCTCGACCTCGCCGAACGCCTGCGCACCCGCTATGGCCTCGACCAATGCGAGGTGGTCCCCTCAGACCCCGGCAGCACCTCGACCACCATCGGCATTGCCGAGGCCGGCGCCGCCGAGATCGAGCGCTGCCTGCGCGCCAGCGAGCCGATCATCATGGCCATCGGCACCGGCCGCACCCTCAAGGCTGCCATCGAGCAGCTCCAGCCCATGGATTGCCCGCACCACAAAGTGGTCTCGCTCACGGGCAATATCGCGCCGGACGGCTCGGCCGCCTTCTACAACGTCATCTTCAACGTCGCCGACACGGTCAAGGCAAGGTCCTTCCCCATGCCGCTGCCGGTCATCGCCTCCTCGGCCCGCGAGCGCGAATTGCTGCACGCCCAGCCCATGATCGCCGCGACACTGAGCCTGGCCGCCCAGGCCGACACCACCTTTGTCGGCATCGGCCATCTCGGCCCCGATGCGCCCCTGCTGCTTGATGGCTTCATCTCCGAGGCCGACCACAAGGCGCTGCAGAAGGCCGGCGCCATGGGCGAAATCTGCGGCTGGGCCTTCGACGCCGAGGGGCGGCTGATCGACGGCCTCACCAATGACCGCGTCGCCTCGGCCCCCATCCCCAGCCGCGAAAAAGGCCAGGTCATCGCCATCGCCATGGGCGAGAAAAAGGCCGCCGCCATTCGCGCCGCCCTCACCCGCCGGCTGGTCAGCGGCCTGATCACCGACGAGCGCACCGCCGAATTGCTGCTGGGCTGA
- a CDS encoding FadR/GntR family transcriptional regulator — protein sequence MREPDGAAFADFLTSMLHNDSKGLFDLVEVRLSLEVQSATLAAKRASRAGIAAIENALQGMRDNADAAVADDPEADRRFHDFDVGFHEAIALASGNRIMGYLFEAMAIPLRQGIQISRRGHANRGHTLYDTLAAHQRILDCIRDGNGRAAGEAMRLHLKDTERDIRNALSSMADRPARQRAR from the coding sequence GTGCGCGAGCCGGACGGCGCCGCTTTTGCCGACTTCCTGACCTCCATGCTGCACAACGATTCCAAGGGTCTTTTCGACCTGGTCGAGGTCCGGCTCTCGCTCGAAGTGCAGAGCGCGACCCTGGCGGCCAAGCGGGCCAGCCGCGCCGGCATCGCCGCCATCGAGAACGCCCTGCAGGGCATGCGCGACAATGCCGATGCGGCCGTGGCGGATGACCCGGAGGCCGACCGGCGCTTCCACGATTTCGATGTCGGCTTTCATGAGGCGATCGCGCTGGCCAGCGGCAACCGCATCATGGGCTATCTGTTCGAGGCCATGGCGATCCCCCTGCGCCAGGGCATCCAGATCAGCCGGCGCGGCCATGCCAATCGCGGCCACACCCTGTACGACACGCTTGCCGCCCATCAGCGCATTCTCGACTGCATCCGCGATGGCAATGGGCGGGCGGCGGGCGAGGCGATGCGCCTGCACCTCAAGGACACCGAGCGCGACATCCGCAATGCGCTCTCCAGCATGGCCGACCGGCCGGCCCGGCAACGCGCGCGCTAA
- a CDS encoding mannitol dehydrogenase family protein, whose translation MTTKLSLATLPALIGVSAPRYQRSDLTAGIVHFGVGNFHRAHQAVYLDALFNLGEGHDWALVGAGVRAADEAMRQKLMAQDWLTTVVEQEADASAAHVTGAMIDYIQPGDSAAVIARLADPAIRIVSLTITEGGYYIDPASQRFDPTHPDIAWDAAHFEAPKTAFGLILAGLLRRRDAGIAPFTVMSCDNIPGNGHVTENAVAGLAALIDPDLADWVTSSVAFPNGMVDRITPATSPREIALLAANFGVADNWPVFCESFRQWVLEDNFPAGRPALEKVGVQFVPDVAPYEHMKIRILNGGHATIAYPAGLLDIHFVHEAMEHPLVSAFLRKVEAEEIIPVVPPVPDTDLNDYFALCERRFANPKIGDTVRRLALDGSNRQPKFIIPSALDRIRDGKSVIGLGLVSALWCRYCYGTTDSDAVIEPNDPNWDRLTAQAHKARDNPKVWLEMADIYGDLAKAPDFIDAFTKALHSLWTQGTARTLEAYLADRL comes from the coding sequence ATGACCACCAAGCTCTCCCTCGCCACCCTGCCCGCGCTCATCGGCGTCAGTGCGCCCCGCTACCAGCGCTCGGACCTCACCGCCGGCATCGTGCATTTCGGCGTCGGTAATTTCCATCGCGCCCACCAGGCGGTCTATCTCGATGCGCTGTTCAATCTGGGCGAGGGGCATGACTGGGCGCTGGTCGGCGCCGGCGTGCGCGCGGCCGACGAGGCCATGCGGCAAAAGCTGATGGCACAGGACTGGCTGACCACCGTGGTGGAACAGGAGGCCGATGCCAGCGCCGCCCACGTCACCGGCGCCATGATCGACTATATCCAGCCCGGCGACAGCGCCGCCGTCATAGCGCGTCTTGCCGATCCGGCCATCCGCATCGTCTCGCTGACCATCACCGAGGGCGGCTATTATATCGACCCCGCCTCGCAAAGGTTCGACCCGACGCATCCCGATATCGCCTGGGACGCGGCTCATTTCGAGGCGCCGAAAACCGCCTTCGGCCTCATCCTCGCGGGGCTCCTGCGCCGCCGCGACGCCGGGATTGCGCCTTTCACCGTGATGAGCTGCGACAATATCCCGGGCAATGGCCATGTGACGGAAAACGCCGTCGCCGGGCTCGCCGCCCTCATCGACCCCGACCTGGCCGACTGGGTGACGTCGTCCGTGGCCTTCCCCAATGGCATGGTCGACCGCATCACCCCCGCCACCTCGCCCCGGGAGATCGCCCTGCTGGCTGCCAATTTCGGGGTCGCCGACAATTGGCCGGTCTTCTGCGAAAGCTTCCGGCAATGGGTGCTCGAGGACAATTTCCCCGCCGGGCGCCCGGCGCTGGAAAAGGTCGGCGTGCAATTCGTGCCGGACGTCGCGCCCTATGAGCATATGAAGATCCGCATCCTCAATGGGGGCCACGCCACCATCGCCTATCCGGCGGGCCTGCTCGACATCCACTTCGTGCATGAGGCCATGGAGCATCCTCTGGTCTCGGCGTTCCTGAGGAAGGTCGAGGCCGAAGAGATCATTCCCGTCGTGCCCCCCGTGCCCGACACCGATCTCAACGACTATTTCGCGCTCTGTGAACGGCGCTTTGCCAATCCCAAGATCGGCGACACGGTCCGGCGGCTGGCCCTCGACGGCTCCAACCGCCAACCCAAATTCATCATTCCCTCGGCGCTCGATCGCATCCGGGACGGCAAGTCGGTCATCGGCCTCGGATTGGTGTCGGCCCTGTGGTGCCGCTACTGCTACGGCACCACCGACAGCGACGCCGTCATCGAACCGAACGACCCCAATTGGGATCGCCTCACCGCCCAGGCCCACAAGGCCAGGGACAATCCCAAGGTCTGGCTCGAAATGGCCGACATCTATGGTGACCTCGCCAAGGCACCCGACTTCATCGACGCCTTCACCAAGGCCCTCCACTCCTTGTGGACGCAGGGCACTGCCCGCACGCTCGAAGCCTATCTGGCAGATCGACTGTAG